The Chamaesiphon minutus PCC 6605 DNA window TGATGCACTCCTATCAACGAGCGCGAATGCTCTCGTTTATCGATCCGTGGGCAGATCGTCAGGGCAATGGCTTTCAATTAGTACAAAGTCTACTCGCGATCGGATCTGGTGGCTTGTGGGGCAATGGATTTGGGCTATCACAGCAAAAGCTCGACTATTTACCGATTCAGGATACTGACTTTATCTTCTCGGTGTTTGCTGAGGAATTTGGACTCGTGGGTAGCGTGTTATTAGCGATTCTGGTGATGAGTTATGGCACTTTGGGTTTGTTAATTGCTAGTCGCAGCCATCATCCCGTGCATCAACTAATTGCGGTCGGCTCTACCAGTTTTATCGTCATTCAATCGTTGTTTAATATCGGCGTAGCAACGGGGATGTTACCAACAACCGGATTACCACTACCGATGTTTAGTTATGGGGGTAGCTCGATGGTAGCGTCAGTAATCCAGTCAGCCCTTCTAATTCGTGTCGCCCGCGAGTCCGCCGCAGCCAAAGTCATGAGAATGAGGGTGTAGATGGATTGCAGATTGCAGATTGCAGATTGCAGATTGCGGATTGTAGATTAAAGTCTTCCGGTACATTTCACCTCCCTACTCTCCCAACTCGCCTCTCCCTGTCTTGTCTTGACGAAGTTATCTGCTCCTCCACTCTTGTGCCTAATTCGTCGCTGTCTCGCTTCTACGATCGGGGAAACCGACGCCTTGCGAGCCGCAACTCCCAACTCTTAACTAAATCAGTCATTTATACGGTGATTAATTTTACAATTTGATGTATCGTCTACTGGGTCAGAGAGTAATTTCACCATGCCCCAAATCATCAAAGCTCAACCACCGCTACCATTTATACCGCCGAAGTTGAATCTAGTGGTGTTGCGATTAGTCACTTGGGTATTGCCATATTGGTTAAAACACAAACTGCACATTGTCGATATCGATGTTACAGATATCGATCGATTGGTGGAAGTATATAAACAGTCACAGATGGGCAGATTGCGCATGGTGATGGCATTTCGGCATCCTAGCACCGATGACTCATTTTGCTTGGGGTATCTATTGACAAGCATTTTACCTGCGGCGGCGAGAAGACACCGCATCGCACTTACATCGCCAGTATTCGCTCACTTTGTTTACGATCGTGGCATCCCTCGGTGGGCGGGCAAGATTGTCGGTTGGTTGTATCCGCGATTGGGTGGAATTCCGATCCATCGCGGTAAAGCCGATCGATTGGGTATGATGACGGCTAGAGACTTACTCGTCAATAGTCAAATGCCGCTAGCGATCGCGCCAGAAGGCGGCACGAATGGACACAGCGAACTTGTTAGTCCGTTAGAGCCAGGAGCCGCCCAAATTGGATTTTGGGCGTTAGAGGATTTAGTAGCGGCGGGGAGAGAGGAAGATGTTTTGGTCGTGCCGATCGGGATTCAATACTACTATCTAAATGAGCCGTGGGAGAAGCTCGAAGAAACGATCCATCAGTTAGAGCGCGAATGTGGTTTGACAGTCTCTCGTCACGATACGATTGTGGCAATTCGTCAAAGTGATGGACGACCGTTACGCAAGTTGCTATATGACAGGTTTTATCGACTCAGCCAGCATTTGCTCTACCAAATGGAGAATTTTTACGCTCAATTTTATCAATATGAGATTCCCGAACGCCCTCCTTTAGAACAAGCAATTTCGCGAACGGAGATCTCGCAAAGACTGCAAAATCTATTAGATTTTGCCCTGCAAGTATCCGAGAGCTACTTCAATCTAGAACCACAAGGAACTAAAATCGATCGCTGTCGGCGGATCGAGCAAGCTGGCTGGGATTGGATTTATCGAGAAGAATTGAACATACCGAATACTTTATCCCCCGTCAGTCGGAAATTAGCCGATCGGATTGCCACAGAATCCGATTTACGGATGTGGCACATGCGGATTGTCGAAAATTTCATTGCAGTAACTGGTTCGTATGTCAAAGATCGACCGACGATCGATCGATTTGCAGAAATTACATTATTGCTGTGGAATTTGGTCGCTCAGATTAAAGGCGAACAGCCCCGTAATCGCCCAGTTATCGGCGATCGACGCGTACAAATCACAATCTGCAATCCGATCCCGCTCTCAGATTATTGGGATCGGTATAAAAGCGGTCGCCGCCAAGCCAAACAAGCCACAACCGACCTAACACAAGAAATCCAGACATCGATGGAAGGTACTGTCGATCGAGGGTAGATGGGTAGATGGGTGGATAGTTAAGAATACGATTGTCCTGTACTTCTCAACAAGGCGGCGTCGCAGCCCTATATCCTCTGCCTAAAACCTAAAACCTAAAACCTAAAGCCTAACTTCCATAATCGATCCCCACTCGATCCAAATAAACATTACAATTTAATTAACAATAATTAATCACTTTCTCATATTTCTGGCGTTATCCATGACCGTAATTCCGCCATCTTCAGTGCCCCCCATGGCACCCTTACTCTCGCGCCTGACCATCAAACTCAATCGTCTCGATCGCTCTCCCGGTCTAGTAGTAATGCTTCTATCCGTCCTCATTGGCGGCACAGCAGGATTGGGGGTAGTTTTATTTCATTACCTGATCGACTCATTCGATAGTTCTTCTCACGCACTGGTTGTCGATAATCTCAAAGGATTACTCCACATTCAGGGAAATTGGCTATTTGCCTTGGTACCGATCCTGGGCGGTATTATAGTGGGGATCATGCGGTGGTATTGGCAAGATTTTGGCCCCAACATGAACTCCATGATTGCAGCGACCCAAGAAGGTCGCCAAGTGAAGCCATGGCGGGGATTGGTGAAGATGGTGGCGGCTTCGGTCTCATTGGGAACCGGAGCTTCCTTGGGACCAGAGGGGCCGAGCGTCGAAATCGGCGCAAATATGGGGATGTTTTTGGGTCAGATGCTACATGCTTCGCAAGAGCGGCAGCGGTTACTGCTAGGTGCGGGGGCAGCAGCGGGAATTGCAGCCGGATTTAATGCCCCGATCGCGGGAGTGTTTTTTGCGCTGGAACTTGTGCTGGGCACCACGTTTGCAACTTCAGCCGTGAGTGTAGTCGTATTAGCGGCGGTAGTTGCGTCCCTTGTCGCGCAGATCGGCTTGGGTGCTCGACCTGCATTTGCGTTACCAGTATATGAGGTCAAAAGTTTATTCGAGCTACCGCTCTACCTCTTATTGGGTGGATTAGCGAGTCTGGTGGCTTTTTCCTATACTCAAACTGTCGATTTTGCTAGAGAAGCTTTTCAGGGGAATGTTAGTTCTTTGTCCTGGTTGGGTAAAATTCCCCGCTGTTTGACGCCCGTAATTGGTGGTGCGGTCGTTGGAATTGTGGCTATAAAATTCCCACAAGTTACTGGAATTGGCTACGAAACAATCGAAGCGATGTTGCAGGACGTGGAATTTTCAATGGTCTTGCTCGTTTCGATTTTGGTAATCAAAATGTTGATGACTGCGGTTAGTTTGGGTAGTGGTTTAGTAGGGGGATTATTTGCGCCCTCGATGTTTTTGGGAGCAACTTTGGGAGCAATTTATGGCAAATCTTTAGTATTACTGTTTCCGAGTTTGGCGGGACTGATTGCAGCTCCACCAGCTTATGCCATGGTGGGCATGGCTGCCGTACTTGCTAGTAGTGCGAGAGCACCTTTGACGTCGATTTTGTTGATGTTCGAGCTGACTCGCGACTACAGAATTGTCCTGCCTGTAATGGCTTGCGTGGGTCTGAGTATTTGGGCGATCGAACGGATGAATCCCAAATCAAAAATGCCAGATAAATTGGATAAATTAGCCTTGAGCGTGCAACCCGATCGCGATTTGGATATTCTCCAAAATTTACACGTCCGCGATGCAATGGATACTCACTATTTACGTTTATCCGCTCGTTTAGATATTCTGGCTGCTGGGTTAAAATTAACTCAGAATAATTGTCATAGTGCTCTAGTCGTAGACGATCGCGACGAGTTACTCGGAATAATTACACTTCACGATTTGAGTCGGGCAATTTCGCAAGCCGAAGCAGCGTCGCAATCGAGTCGATTAGCGATCGATAATGTCGGCAGTATTTGCACTAAACATCTCCTGTTTGCCGATATTGACGAACCGATTACCACCGCAATCGATCGGATGAATGCCAGAGGATTGCATCAATTACCCGTGACCGATCGCACTCATCCCGATACGATCGTCGGCATTCTTCAACAAGAACGGATCGCTCTAGCCTGTAGTGTGGCGGCTACTCGTCAAGCTTTGAGTAAATATCAGCTCTTACTACCAAAAGTAGCAGCAACAGTAGAGCAAGCAGTTTAAATTAATTGCTAGCATTATTGCAGTTGGAGTATAAATTGCGCTCTCAAAAACTAGGGTATGAGTAATGTCTTGTCTTGTCTTAATGCAATGGTAGGGCTGGAAACCCGACCGCACTGCACCGCTTCATGAATTACCCCTACTCTAGTTTTTTGCAATCCTGTAACAGTAAAGAGCTAATTATCAATTATCAATTAATCTAAAGCGATTCAAAGATCGCTGTAAAACCCTCAATCGTCCCGCATTCTTCAGTCAAGTCTTCAGCATCGCTGACGTCTTCGATTTGGTATTGCATAATCCGACGTTCGTCGCCATGCATTTTTTTAGAGGAGAGCAAAGTAGCTGGATATTTGACAATGAGATTTTTAAAGGCTGTGCCATGACTCGCCCAGTCTTCAGCAGAACAGTTAATTGTTACACACCACATAATTAGGGGATAGGGAATAGGGAATAGGGAATAGGGAAAAGAAATAAGGGTAAACGACTGGCATTAAGGGTAGAGGTAATTCATGAATTACCTCTACCCTTAATGCCAGCACTAAAATTCGAGGCTCTAGCCTGTATTTCGCATTCCAGCGGCAATGCCGTTGATGGTTAGCAATGCCCCATCGAGGAGTTCTCGCTTGCTGTAGCGAGAATAAATCATCCCTGCACCGCCGTGTTGGCGCAGACGTTTGAGTAGTGAGACTTGTAGAAATCCTAACGGAACGATGCTACCATTCCGTAGCTGAATAGAACGTTGCAGCTCGGGATTGTCATCTAGAAAGCGTTCGTGTCCGGAAATCCGCAGTACGAGATCGCTGACGAGTCGATATTCATGAGCGATCCGCTCGAATAGGATTTCAAATTGCTCGCGATCTTCTGGTTGCGAGAGTTCTTCCATGTAGTGGCGCGCGATTTGCAGATCGACTTTAGAAATAGTCATCTCTACTTTGGAAATTGCCATCCGGAAAAATGGCCATTTACGATAAAAGCCTTGGAGCAACTCGAAGTTTTCTTGGGGACATTCGGCAACAAATTCCTCTAGTGCGGTACCGACACCATACCAGGAAGGCAGCAGGAAACGACTTTGCGTCCAGCTAAATACCCACGGAATCGCCCGGAGACTTGCGAGATCGCGTTTACCGCCGCGCCGAGCTGGGCGCGAACTAATTTGGAGATGGCTGATTTCATCGATCGGGGTGACCTGATGAAAGAAATTAACCAGCTCTGGTCGATCGTAAACGAGCGCGCGATAGTGACGGCGCGATCGATCTGCGAGATCTTCCATTACCTCATTCCATGGTTCGATATCATCGACACCGCCAGACATCAGACTGGTTTTGATCACCGCACTAGCTACTTGCTCTAAGTTGTATAAAGCTAGCTCTGGCAAAGAATATTTGGATGCCAAAACTTCGCCTTGTTCGGTAATCTTGATTCGACCGTTGATACTCTGTCCTGGCTGAGCCAAAATCGCCTCGTGAGATGGCCCGCCGCCGCGACCGACGCTGCCGCCGCGCCCGTGAAAAATCCGCAGCTTGACGTTGAATTTTTCGGCGATTGCTTGGAGGGCTTTTTGGGCTTTGTGAATTTCCCAGTTACTGCTGAGGAAGCCTGCATCCTTATTACTATCGGAGTAGCCCAGCATTACCTCTTGGAGATGTGGCACCAAGCCAGGGATGGCATTTGCGGGTGTGGGCTGATAGCCGCCAGTCAGAGCCGCACGGTACAGGGGCAATTCAAATAGAGATTGCATGACGAGCGGAGCTTTTTTAAGGTCTTCGACGGTTTCAAATAGCGGTACCACTTGGAGACTGGTAAT harbors:
- a CDS encoding chloride channel protein, with amino-acid sequence MTVIPPSSVPPMAPLLSRLTIKLNRLDRSPGLVVMLLSVLIGGTAGLGVVLFHYLIDSFDSSSHALVVDNLKGLLHIQGNWLFALVPILGGIIVGIMRWYWQDFGPNMNSMIAATQEGRQVKPWRGLVKMVAASVSLGTGASLGPEGPSVEIGANMGMFLGQMLHASQERQRLLLGAGAAAGIAAGFNAPIAGVFFALELVLGTTFATSAVSVVVLAAVVASLVAQIGLGARPAFALPVYEVKSLFELPLYLLLGGLASLVAFSYTQTVDFAREAFQGNVSSLSWLGKIPRCLTPVIGGAVVGIVAIKFPQVTGIGYETIEAMLQDVEFSMVLLVSILVIKMLMTAVSLGSGLVGGLFAPSMFLGATLGAIYGKSLVLLFPSLAGLIAAPPAYAMVGMAAVLASSARAPLTSILLMFELTRDYRIVLPVMACVGLSIWAIERMNPKSKMPDKLDKLALSVQPDRDLDILQNLHVRDAMDTHYLRLSARLDILAAGLKLTQNNCHSALVVDDRDELLGIITLHDLSRAISQAEAASQSSRLAIDNVGSICTKHLLFADIDEPITTAIDRMNARGLHQLPVTDRTHPDTIVGILQQERIALACSVAATRQALSKYQLLLPKVAATVEQAV
- a CDS encoding 1-acyl-sn-glycerol-3-phosphate acyltransferase, which codes for MPQIIKAQPPLPFIPPKLNLVVLRLVTWVLPYWLKHKLHIVDIDVTDIDRLVEVYKQSQMGRLRMVMAFRHPSTDDSFCLGYLLTSILPAAARRHRIALTSPVFAHFVYDRGIPRWAGKIVGWLYPRLGGIPIHRGKADRLGMMTARDLLVNSQMPLAIAPEGGTNGHSELVSPLEPGAAQIGFWALEDLVAAGREEDVLVVPIGIQYYYLNEPWEKLEETIHQLERECGLTVSRHDTIVAIRQSDGRPLRKLLYDRFYRLSQHLLYQMENFYAQFYQYEIPERPPLEQAISRTEISQRLQNLLDFALQVSESYFNLEPQGTKIDRCRRIEQAGWDWIYREELNIPNTLSPVSRKLADRIATESDLRMWHMRIVENFIAVTGSYVKDRPTIDRFAEITLLLWNLVAQIKGEQPRNRPVIGDRRVQITICNPIPLSDYWDRYKSGRRQAKQATTDLTQEIQTSMEGTVDRG